One Helianthus annuus cultivar XRQ/B chromosome 7, HanXRQr2.0-SUNRISE, whole genome shotgun sequence genomic region harbors:
- the LOC110902149 gene encoding F-box/kelch-repeat protein At3g06240-like, which produces MAHPLYEVEEEILIRLDVEDLLRCKSVCKAWSTLLSSPRFIKAHLHHQYDNDHDDERFRHRRITITKEAEYISSWNYAIDDNFFGLNDRHLIGSSNGLVCVSPSPAKILVVNPSTREVKKVTKHQIPETDSLCWGFGYDSSTDDYKLVLGFKKDENHTCFQVFSLRSNAWKVTGEINYVF; this is translated from the coding sequence ATGGCACATCCTTTGTATGAAGTCGAAGAGGAGATACTTATAAGACTAGATGTGGAAGATCTCCTCCGATGCAAGAGTGTCTGCAAGGCATGGTCGACTCTGTTGTCGAGTCCACGTTTCATTAAAGCCCATCTCCATCATCAATATGATAATGACCATGACGATGAAAGATTTAGACATCGAAGAATTACTATAACTAAAGAAGCCGAATACATTTCATCGTGGAACTATGCGATTGACGACAACTTCTTTGGCCTCAATGACCGGCATCTAATTGGTTCGTCAAATGGGTTGGTGTGTGTCTCCCCTTCGCCTGCTAAAATTCTAGTAGTTAATCCTTCGACTAGAGAGGTAAAGAAAGTAACCAAGCACCAAATTCCTGAAACCGATTCTCTGTGTTGGGGCTTCGGTTATGACTCATCAACAGATGATTATAAACTTGTCTTAGGGTTTAAGAAAGATGAAAATCATACATGTTTTCAAGTATTTAGTTTGAGATCCAATGCTTGGAAGGTTACCGGGGAGATTAATTATGTTTTTTAG